The genomic interval GCGCGCCAGATGGTCAATCAGGGCCGCGGCGGAAAGATCATCAACATTGCTTCGCTTTCGGGACAGCGCGGTGGAAACGGACGAGGCGCATATGGCGCGGCCAAAGCCGGGCTGGAGTTGCTCACGAAGGTTATGGCGGTCGAGCTCGCGCAGCACCGGATCAATGTCAACAACATTGCTCCAGGAGCGATCGAAACCGAGATGGCCAAGACGGCACACGACCCGGCGACGCGGAAAGCCTATGAATATCTCATCCCAATGAGCCGCTATGGGCTTCCGGAGGAAATTGCCGATGCCGCGGTTTTCCTGTCGTCGGACGAGAGCCGATACGTTCACGGCCACACATTGAACGTCGACGGAGGGTTCCGCGAGGCCGGCTTGATGTTCGGGCCTGACAAGACGCCTCCGCGATAGCCGGAGATTGACGCACCTTGAGGAGCCGCTTCGTCCGGGAGCGGTCCTGATTTGCCGATGGAGAGATTACTGACGTGCGCCGAAACCGCCGAGCAAAGATCGTAGCAACCGTTGGACCGGCATGCTGCGAACCAGAGATGCTTCGAAAGTTGTTCGAGGCTGGGGTCGATACGTTTCGGCTCAACTTCAGCCACGGTGCGAAGCAGGACCATGCCAAGGTTCACGCCGCGATCCGAGCTCTGGAGATCGAGATGGGCAGGCCGATCGGTATTCTGCTCGACCTCCAGGGACCCAAGATTCGTATCGGTACGTTGCGCGAAGGGAGCCTGACGTTGGTGGCGGGCGAGACCGTCCGGTTCGTTCAGGAAGGCACCGAAGGTGATCGGGATGCGATCCCATTGCCGCATCCGGAGGTGTTTGCGGCGGCAGCGCCGGGGCACGATCTATTGATCGACGATGGACGGCTGCGAGTTCGCGTCAAATCGCTCGACCGCGAGAGCCTTGAAGCCGAGGTGATCATCGGCGGAAAGCTTTCCAACCACAAAGGAGTTAACCTGCCGGGCACGATCCTCGATCTGTCGCCACTTACTCCGAAAGACCGTGGAGACCTCGATTTCGGTCTTCGACTGGGCGTCGATTGGGTGGCGCTATCGTTCGTGCAGCGGCCGGGAGATCTCATTGAGGCGAGGGGACTGATCGGGGATCGGGCAGGCCTCGTCGCGAAGATCGAGAAGCCGGCGGCCCTCGATCGAATTGATGACATCATTAG from Bradyrhizobium arachidis carries:
- a CDS encoding SDR family NAD(P)-dependent oxidoreductase encodes the protein MRLNNKVALVTGGARGIGFAISKALAREGARIVIADLNVDGAKASAAMLENASREHLGLKVDVADQGSVTVLLDEIAQQCGGLDILVNNAGIGGNTPFLDIKLEDWQRMISINLTGAFIVAQAVARQMVNQGRGGKIINIASLSGQRGGNGRGAYGAAKAGLELLTKVMAVELAQHRINVNNIAPGAIETEMAKTAHDPATRKAYEYLIPMSRYGLPEEIADAAVFLSSDESRYVHGHTLNVDGGFREAGLMFGPDKTPPR